The sequence AGCTATAAAGAAGCAATGAAAAAATATGGACTTTTAGTTGGAGTAGAGTTTGGATGGGATGGTAAATCAAAAATTGACATAGATTTAAAAGAATTTGATTTTGTTATATTATCATACCATGCGTATAAGGAGTATGATGATATTCAAAAGATGTATGAAAATTATTTAAAGGATTTGTATAATATAATCGAAGTTGTCAATGATTTTCATGTATTAGGTCATCTTGATTTTCCTAGAAGGTTTGTAAAAAATAATGAGCCATTTTCAAAAAAATTATATCCATTGATCTCGGAAATTTTTAAGAAAATTATTAAAGAAGGAAAGATATTAGAAGTTAATACTTCTGCAATATACAGATACGGTGAACCAAACCCTTCGTATGATATTTTAAAACTTTATAGAGACCTTGGTGGAAAATATGTTACAATAGGTTCTGACGCTCACAGATTGGAAGATGTAGGAAGAGGTATTTATGATACTTTAGGTAATTTGAAAGATTTGGGTTTTGAATATATAATGGTATTAAATGATGGAAAATGGGATATGGAGAAAATTGTCTAAAAATAAAGAGGAGGAGGAGGAGAAAGTATGATTGATGCAAAACTTGTTAAGGAATTAAGAGATAGAACAGGTGCTGGAATGATGGATTGTAAAAAGGCACTTGAAGAAGCAAATGGAGATATGGAACAAGCTATTGAAATTTTAAGAAAGAAAGGTATTGCAAAGGCAGCAAAGAAAGCTTCAAGAGAAACTGGCGATGGAATTATCGCAGCTTACGTTCATTTTAACAAAAGAATTGGTGTCTTAGTTGAATTAAATTGTGAAACAGATTTTGTTGCAAGAACAGAAGACTTCCAAGAACTAGGTAACAAAATTGCAATGCACATTGCAGCAATGTCACCAAGATGGGTAAGAAGAGAAGATGTCCCACAAGAAGTTATTGAAAAGGAAAAAGAAATCTATAGAGACCAATTAAAAGATTCTGGAAAACCAGAACATGTTATTGAAAAAATCGTAGAAGGAAAATTAAACAAATTCTTTGAAGAAAATTGTTTGTATGAACAAAAATTTGCATTTGATGAAGATAAAACCGTTGAAGAATTAATTAAAGAATCTATTGCAAAGATAGGAGAAAACATAAGAGTTTCAAGATTTGTAAAATATACAGTTGGTGAATAATTTCAAAATTAACTTTACAAAAAAATATATTTTAAAGATTGTTTTAATATAACACAAATTTTTATAAAGGTTTAAACCTTAGGAGTTGATTATAACAAATAAATCTCCCCATCCTTGATTGTTAGGATGGGGAGATTTACTTTGGATTATAACCATTGTTTTTTCTAAAAAGAATTTTTAAACTTTAAGCGTTTTTACCTGTTCAACTAGGTTATTTGCTAAAGCGGTCAATTCTTGAGAAGATGCACTTATGTCTTGGCTTGCATATGCAAGTTGTTTTACAGCTTCCATTATTTCTTCTATCTGTTGTGCTATCATTAAAATTGATTGAGATAACATATCCATTGCACTACTTATTTCTTGTGCTGCTGCTCCCTGTTTTTTCAGAACTTGCTGCTAAGCTTTCTATTTCTGTTGACATGCTTGTTACTTTGTCTGTAATCTTATCAAACTGTTCTACTACTGTTTCTGATTTTATATTAATATTTTCAACTAGCTTAATGACATCTTTAGTTGCT comes from Thermosipho africanus Ob7 and encodes:
- a CDS encoding histidinol-phosphatase HisJ family protein; the protein is MIDYHIHSNFSPDSNSSVEDIVKYAREKNLKIIITDHYEAVEKDHNFKFDVKSYKEAMKKYGLLVGVEFGWDGKSKIDIDLKEFDFVILSYHAYKEYDDIQKMYENYLKDLYNIIEVVNDFHVLGHLDFPRRFVKNNEPFSKKLYPLISEIFKKIIKEGKILEVNTSAIYRYGEPNPSYDILKLYRDLGGKYVTIGSDAHRLEDVGRGIYDTLGNLKDLGFEYIMVLNDGKWDMEKIV
- the tsf gene encoding translation elongation factor Ts translates to MIDAKLVKELRDRTGAGMMDCKKALEEANGDMEQAIEILRKKGIAKAAKKASRETGDGIIAAYVHFNKRIGVLVELNCETDFVARTEDFQELGNKIAMHIAAMSPRWVRREDVPQEVIEKEKEIYRDQLKDSGKPEHVIEKIVEGKLNKFFEENCLYEQKFAFDEDKTVEELIKESIAKIGENIRVSRFVKYTVGE